A DNA window from Solanum lycopersicum chromosome 3, SLM_r2.1 contains the following coding sequences:
- the LOC101259141 gene encoding MMS19 nucleotide excision repair protein homolog isoform X2 produces the protein MDGTPTIHYVIHIESYVSSSSSEAQQAASIDAIALLLKNDLLSLETLVREMEMYLTTTDNIIRSRGILLLGELLMRLMSKPLGDTAISSLMEFFTERLADWKALHGALVGCLALLRRKTGVGMISRSQAKAVAESYLKTLQVQSLGQHDRKLCLQILECLLDRYRDALFSLGDDLVYGICEAIDGEKDPQCLMLIFHIVELLAQLFPEASGPLENFAGDLFEILECYFPIHFTHPKSDDVDIKREELSRALMLAFASTPLFEPSVIPLLLDKLSSSLPSAKVESLKYLSFCTLKYGGDRMEKYTKSLWSALKDALFTSPQSTLSEDSDPIDGLGFHESEIMTQALEFLQVLVRQHNASFLSLIMGDGDISTFLNSFSQFDNFNSLSTQYKQRLHAVGHVLSVCIKASASSCNKVFESFFPRLVDALRLSVDNSHGIVHSAVDANFNFGALYLCVELLAACRQLVVSSDEVASAHDLARDSWCQILHSFSTSLCNVFFCLIRASCVESTRNAYVYAAVKGLEILATFPGSFISVSKLMYENILLTLTSIIESEFNKKFLWKAALKALVEISLFVNKYHEDEKAASFNSIVKQKIVSLISSDDLNMPQSLKLEAVFDIGLTGKNFMLSVVSELEKTISANLSEILVHGDRRLAGLTAGLLECYSNKVLPWFHVNGGADEVSLSFAVNIFTKMEHNTSLSLEAEGKELLGATMAAMKQAMTCCSVESQEKVLQKAIDVMETNSFFFSNNLILGTDLFNKKTQLGQTSEGLSCQDEWIISLFASVVIALRPQTQIPNIRLLLQLLAMTLLEGHIPSAQALGSLVNKLPLNISEDCSLKELIDMLLKNVLWRNISIGKEGNHGDAVAMSNLRSSSLNSHAVIGLAWIGKGLLMRGHEKLKDVTMTFLSCLVSNEDQGNLLPFNDQMKDPAELKVFSLRKSAADAFHIVMSDSDACLNRNYHAIVRPLYKQRFFNIMMPMFLSAIAKCDSSTSRCFLYQAFAHLVSETPLVAVVGDAKKVLPVLMDCFLILSKDISHKEIIYSVLIVLSGILTDKNGQETIIENAPMVIRRLIELTSYPYMMVIRETAIQCFGAMSELPHARIYPMRTQVGVL, from the exons ATGGATGGCACTCCGACAATTCACTATGTCATTCACATTGAGTCTTACGTGAGCTCTTCCAGCTCCGAGGCACAGCAG GCGGCAAGTATTGACGCGATTGCTCTTCTTCTCAAGAATGACTTGTTAAGTTTAGAAACCTTG GTTAGGGAGATGGAGATGTATTTGACCACTACAGATAATATCATTCGTTCAAGAG GTATCCTCTTACTTGGAGAGCTGTTGATGCGACTAATGTCGAAGCCGTTGGGTGATACTGCAATAAGCAGCTTGATGGAGTTCTTCACAGAGCGGCTG GCAGATTGGAAAGCGTTGCATGGTGCCCTTGTCGGTTGTTTGGCTCTACTAAGGAGGAAAACTGGTGTTGGTATGATCAGTAGGAGTCAAGCAAAGGCTGTTGCAGAGTCTTATCTGAAAACCCTGCAGGTGCAGTCCTTGGGGCAGCATGACAGGAAG CTTTGCCTTCAAATATTGGAATGCCTATTAGATCGCTATCGGGATGCACTTTTTTCACTG GGTGATGATCTCGTTTATGGAATCTGTGAAGCTATTGATGGTGAAAAGGATCCACAGTGCTTGATGCTCATATTTCATATAGTTGAACTGCTGGCGCAATTATTTCCCGAAGCTTCTGGTCCATTAGAGAATTTTGCAGGAGATTTGTTCGAGATTTTGGAATGTTACTTTCCTATCCATTTCACCCAT CCTAAGAGTGATGATGTTGATATTAAGAGGGAGGAACTCTCAAGGGCCCTAATG CTAGCATTTGCTTCGACACCACTTTTTGAACCCTCGGTCATTCCATTACTTCTTGACAAACTATCTTCTTCTCTGCCGTCAGCAAAG GTGGAATCTTTGAAGTACcttagcttctgcacattgaaatATGGAGGAGATAGGATGGAAAAGTACACAAAATCCCTTTGGTCTGCATTAAAAGATGCACTATTTACTAGTCCGCAGTCCACTTTGTCAGAGGATTCCGATCCAATAGATGGATTAGGTTTTCATGAGAGTGAAATTATGACACAGGCCCTTGAATTTCTTCAGGTGCTTGTTCGGCAGCATAATGCTTCATTCTTGAGTTTGATTATGGGTGATGGGGACATAAGCACATTTCTGAACTCCTTTTCCCAGTTCGACAATTTTAATAGTCTTTCTACCCAATACAAACAGAGATTACATGCAGTTGGGCATGTTCTTTCTGTTTGCATTAAAGCTTCTGCATCTTCCTGCAATAAAGTTTTTGAAAGTTTCTTTCCTCGGTTGGTGGATGCTTTAAGGCTCTCGGTTGACAATTCCCATGGAATTGTTCATTCAGCTGTGGATGCAAACTTTAACTTTGGAGCCCTGTATCTATGTGTTGAACTCCTTGCTGCATGCCGACAGCTGGTAGTCAGCTCTGATGAAGTCGCTTCAGCTCATGATCTAGCACGTGACTCTTGGTGCCAGATTCTTCATAGTTTCTCCACATCATTATGTAATGTTTTCTTTTGTCTCATTCGAGCAAGTTGTGTTGAAAGCACTCGGAATGCTTATGTTTACGCAGCAG TTAAAGGTTTGGAGATCTTGGCTACATTTCCTGGAAGCTTTATTTCTGTCTCAAAGCTCATGTATGAGAATATCTTGCTGACTTTGACGTCAATTATTGAATCTGAATTCAACAAGAAGTTTCTATGGAAGGCAGCACTGAAAGCATTAGTGGAGATTAGCTTGTTTGTCAATAAGTATCACGAGGACGAGAAGGCAGCCAGCTTTAACAGTATTGTCAAGCAAAAGATAGTTTCTCTAATTTCTTCGGATGACTTAAATATGCCCCAATCGCTCAAACTGGAGGCAGTTTTTGATATCGGATTGACCGGGAAGAATTTCATGCTTAGTGTTGTAAGCGAATTGGAGAAGACTATATCAGCCAACTTATCTGAGATTCTT GTCCATGGAGATCGGCGGTTAGCTGGATTGACAGCTGGGCTTTTGGAATGTTATTCCAATAAGGTACTTCCATG GTTCCATGTCAATGGAGGTGCAGATGAAGTCTCTTTGAGTTTTGCGGTTAATATTTTCACTAAAATGGAACATAACACATCTTTGAGTCTAGAAGCAGAGGGGAAG GAACTTCTGGGTGCAACAATGGCTGCAATGAAACAAGCTATGACATGCTGTTCAGTGGAAAGCCAGGAAAAGGTTCTTCAGAAAGCTATTGATGTGATGGAAAcaaactcttttttcttttcaaacaaTCTGATTCTAGGAACCGATCTCTTTaacaagaaaactcaacttgGTCAGACTTCTGAGGGTTTGTCATGTCAAGATGAATGGATTATTTCACTCTTCGCGTCAGTTGTAATTGCATTGCGTCCTCAAACTCAGATACCAAATATAAGACTCTTATTACAGTTGTTGGCGATGACTCTCCTTGAAGGCCATATTCCCTCAGCTCAGGCCCTGGGTTCTTTGGTTAACAAACTTCCTCTGAATATATCAGAAGACTGCAGTCTTAAAGAACTTATTGATATGCTACTCAAGAATGTATTGTGGCGCAACATTAGCATTGGAAAAGAGGGCAATCATGGTGATGCAGTTGCTATGAGTAACCTGAGATCAAGTAGTCTGAATAGTCATGCTGTTATTGGATTAGCATGGATAGGGAAAGGTCTGCTTATGCGGGGTCATGAGAAGCTAAAAGATGTGACTATGACTTTCTTGAGTTGCTTAGTTTCAAATGAAGATCAGGGAAATTTGCTACCTTTCAATGATCAAATGAAAGATCCTGCAGAGCTCAAAGTGTTTTCTCTCAGAAAATCAGCTGCTGATGCATTTCATATTGTTATGAGTGATTCTGATGCTTGTTTGAACAGAAATTACCATGCAATTGTCCGCCCGCTCTATAAACAACGATTTTTCAACATAATGATGCCTATGTTCTTATCTGCAATAGCAAAATGTGATTCATCCACTTCAAG GTGTTTTCTCTATCAAGCTTTTGCACACCTGGTATCTGAAACTCCTCTTGTTGCTGTTGTTGGTGATGCCAAAAAG GTCCTTCCTGTACTTATggattgttttcttattttgagCAAGGATATCTCTCATAAGGAGATAATTTACAGTGTCTTGATCGTTCTCTCTGGAATATTAACGGATAAAAATG GACAAGAAACTATCATAGAAAATGCTCCCATGGTTATACGCAGACTTATTGAGCTCACTTCCTATCCTTATATGATG GTGATTCGAGAGACTGCAATTCAGTGCTTTGGTGCCATGTCGGAGCTGCCGCATGCGAGGATATATCCCATGAGGACACAGGTTGGTGTTTTGTAG